A window from Hemibagrus wyckioides isolate EC202008001 linkage group LG17, SWU_Hwy_1.0, whole genome shotgun sequence encodes these proteins:
- the arl4aa gene encoding ADP-ribosylation factor-like 4aa yields MPSLNLTPNQMKMGNGISGQSSIFSNLPFWKSLHITILGLDSAGKTTVLYRLQFNEFVNTVPTKGFNTEKVKVALGRSGTVTFHFWDVGGQEKLRPLWKSYTRCTDGIVFVVDSVDAERMDEAKTELHKLAHASESQGVPMLIVANKQDLRNSMTLAEIEKMLALGELGTSTPWHLQPSCAIIGDGLLEGLKTLYDMILKQRKRLKQQKNK; encoded by the coding sequence ATGCCTTCTCTTAATCTGACACCAAACCAGATGAAAATGGGAAACGGTATATCCGGTCAATCCAGTATCTTTTCTAATCTTCCTTTCTGGAAGTCTCTGCACATTACAATTTTGGGTTTGGACTCTGCGGGCAAAACTACAGTTCTGTACAGACTGCAGTTTAATGAGTTTGTGAACACTGTGCCTACGAAAGGATTTAATACCGAAAAGGTCAAAGTGGCCCTCGGTCGCTCCGGGACGGTGACCTTTCATTTTTGGGATGTTGGCGGTCAGGAGAAGCTGCGTCCGCTCTGGAAGTCCTACACTCGCTGCACTGATGGCATCGTGTTTGTGGTCGACTCCGTGGATGCTGAGCGGATGGACGAGGCCAAAACTGAACTTCACAAGCTTGCACATGCGTCAGAGAGTCAAGGTGTTCCCATGCTTATCGTAGCAAATAAGCAGGACCTGAGGAACTCTATGACGCTGGCAGAAATTGAGAAGATGCTGGCGCTGGGTGAACTTGGCACCTCTACCCCATGGCACTTGCAACCTTCGTGTGCTATAATCGGTGATGGTTTACTAGAAGGACTCAAAACACTGTATGACATGATCCTCAAACAGAGGAAGAGGCTAAAGCAGCAGAAAAATAAGTGA